Within the Bradyrhizobium cosmicum genome, the region GTCGCGCAAGTCGAAGAGTTCCGGAAAATGAAGGCCTAGAGATGGAGCCACTTCAACAATCCGAGCCCGATCGCGCCATTTACGATGAGAAAGATCGCAACGATCAGGTTGAGCAGGCGCGGCATGATCAGGATCAGCACGCCCGCAAGCAGCGACAGGATCGGCGAAATGTGGGCGACGGTGATGTGCATGAATTGTCTTTCCGTAACGTGAGGCGAATCGCCGGCGGATCATAGCCGACCGGGTTCCGCGGGTAGAGACGCGCAACAGGCGAGCAGGTTCCCGGCTTCGCGAAAACTGCCCGAAATTGCCGCTGATGCGGCAAGGCTTTCCCGGAACATTGCGAAGGGGGCATGCATTGGCCAAGCGGTCGCGCCGCTGGCGCCGGCTGAATCATGTCGAAGGAGTTTTGCATGCGGAACAGGATTCTTGCTCTTGCAG harbors:
- a CDS encoding DUF3096 domain-containing protein; the encoded protein is MHITVAHISPILSLLAGVLILIMPRLLNLIVAIFLIVNGAIGLGLLKWLHL